One window of the Trifolium pratense cultivar HEN17-A07 linkage group LG2, ARS_RC_1.1, whole genome shotgun sequence genome contains the following:
- the LOC123906963 gene encoding phospholipid-transporting ATPase 3-like isoform X1 encodes MNQHIPSSRNFRLGRVKPQAPGNRTIFCNDRQANHVARFKGNSISTTKYNFFTFLPKGLFEQFRRVANLYFLTISILSTTPISPVSPITNVLPLSMVLLLSLIKEAFEDWKRFQNDMAINNNRVHVLQDKEWVSIPWKKLQVGDIVKVKQDGFIPADLLFLASTNVDGVCYIETANLDGETNLKIRKALEKTWDYVTPEKASEFKGEIQCEQPNNSLYTFTGNLIIQDQTIPLSPNQLLLRGCSLRNTGHIVGVVIFTGHETKVMMNAMNVPSKRSTLERKLDKLILTLFATLFTMCFIGAVGSSIFVNTKYFYLHLDSTEEDGLAQFNPGNRIGVFLLTMFTLITLYSTIIPISLYVSIEVCVPSIYMPYKCCCLDDEVNLFLLLYQMIKFIQSTKFINNDLHMYHHETNTPALARTSNLNEELGQVEYIFSDKTGTLTRNLMEFFKCSIRGEVYGNGVTEIEKGIAERRGIKLEENISPNAVRERGFNFDDARLMGGAWRNEPNPDSCKEFFRCLAICHTVLPEGDEFPEKIRYQAASPDEAALVIAAKNFGFFFYRRTPTMIYVRESHAEKMDIIQDVSYEILNVLEFNSTRKRQSVVCRYPNGRLVLYCKGADNVIYERLVDGSNDIKTVTREHLEQFGSAGLRTLCLAYKELHPDVYENWNKKFLHAKSSLSDREKKLDEVAELIENDLILIGSTAIEDKLQDGVPACIDTLQRAGIKIWVLTGDKIETAINIAYACNLINNEMKQFIISSETDAIREVEERGDQVEIARFIREEVKKELTKCLEEVRSYFSSPPAPNLALVIDGKCLMYALDPSLRVILLNLSLNCHSVVCCRVSPLQKAQVTALVKNGARKITLGIGDGANDVSMIQAAHVGVGISGMEGMQAVMASDFAIAQFRYLVDLLLVHGRWSYLRICQVVTYFFYKNLTFTLTQFWFNFQTGFSGQRFYDDWFQSLYNVIFTALPVIMVGLYDKDVSASLSMKYPELYMEGIRNSFFKWRVVAIRAFLSVYQSLVFFYFVSSSNLSAKNSEGKIFGLWDVSTMAFTCVVITVNFRLLMNSNSITRWHYISVGGSILGWFIFVFIYSWIRTRYDRQENVYFVIYVLMSTPYFYIMLILVPIAALFCDFVYLGVQRWFFPYDYQIIQELHRHENDDSGRAQRLEIWNQSQPEETTLEISELPRAISKNTGFAFDSPGYESFFATQLGVHTSQNAWDVAKRASVRSQDIEQKE; translated from the exons ATGAACCAACACATTCCTTCATCTCGAAATTTTCGACTCGGCCGAGTCAAGCCACAAGCTCCCGGTAACCGCACAATCTTCTGTAACGATCGTCAAGCCAATCACGTCGCTCGATTCAAG GGCAATTCAATATCCACTACAAAGTACAACTTTTTCACTTTTTTGCCAAAAGGATTGTTTGAACAG TTCAGGCGGGTTGCTAATCTCTATTTTCTTACTATCTCAATTTTGTCTACCACACCAATCAG CCCTGTGTCTCCGATCACTAATGTGCTTCCTCTATCTATGGTGCTTCTCCTCTCTCTTATTAAGGAAGCATTTGAGGATTGG AAACGGTTTCAAAATGACATGGCCATAAACAATAACAGGGTACATGTTTTGCAAGATAAAGAATGGGTGTCTATACCGTGGAAAAAACTGCAAGTTGGCGACATTGTTAAG GTTAAGCAGGATGGATTCATTCCTGCGGATTTGCTTTTCCTAGCTAGTACAAATGTTGATGGTGTCTGCTACATTGAg ACTGCTAATTTGGATGGAGAAACCAATTTGAAGATCAGAAAAGCATTGGAAAAGACTTGGGATTACGTGACTCCAGAGAAGGCCTCTGAATTTAAAG GTGAAATTCAGTGTGAACAGCCAAACAATTCATTGTATACCTTCACTGGAAATCTTATAATTCAAGACCAAACAATTCCTCTCAGTCCAAATCAACTTCTGTTGCGA GGATGCAGCCTCAGGAATACAGGACATATTGTCGGGGTTGTTATTTTCACAGGACATGAAACAAAG GTGATGATGAATGCTATGAATGTTCCCTCCAAAAGAAGTACACTGGAGAGGAAACTTGACAAGCTCATACTCACTCTATTTGCAACTCTCTTTACGATGTGTTTTATAGGAGCTGTAGGCAG TTCTATCTTTGTAAACACGAAGTATTTCTATTTACATCTTGACTCAACAGAAGAGGATGGCTTAGCACAGTTCAATCCAGGAAATAGAATTGGG GTTTTTCTTTTGACCATGTTTACCCTCATCACGTTATACTCAACAATCATCCCTATTTCACTCTATGTATCAATTGAGGTTTGTGTCCCATCCATATATATGCCCTATAAATGCTGTTGTCTTGATGATGAagtaaatttgtttttgttgttgtatcaGATGATCAAATTTATTCAGTCTACTAAATTTATCAACAACGACTTGCACATGTACCATCATGAAACCAATACCCCAGCATTGGCCAGAACTTCAAATCTGAATGAAGAACTTGGACAG GTTGAATACATCTTCTCAGACAAAACTGGGACTCTTACAAGAAACTTAATGGAGTTCTTCAAGTGCTCAATTAGAGGAGAGGTGTATGGAAATGGTGTGACTGAAATTGAGAAAGGAATAGCAGAGCGCAGGGGCATAAAACTAGAG GAAAATATCTCACCCAACGCAGTGCGAGAGAGGGGTTTCAATTTTGATGATGCTAGGCTCATGGGAGGAGCTTGGAGGAATGAGCCAAATCCCGATAGCTGCAAG GAATTCTTCAGATGCCTTGCTATTTGCCATACTGTGCTTCCTGAGGGAGACGAGTTCCCTGAGAAGATCAGATACCAGGCTGCATCACCCGATGAGGCTGCTTTGGTTATTGCTGCAAAGAACTTCGGTTTCTTCTTTTACAG ACGTACACCTACAATGATATATGTTCGTGAATCTCATGCTGAAAAGATGGACATAATTCAAGATGTCTCATATGAGATTTTGAATGTGCTTGAGTTTAACAG TACAAGGAAGCGCCAATCTGTTGTTTGCCGTTATCCAAATGGGAGGCTTGTATTGTACTGTAAG GGTGCTGATAATGTAATCTATGAGAGACTAGTTGATGGTTCTAATGATATTAAAACAGTTACCAGGGAGCATTTGGAACAGTTTGGATCTGCTGGATTACGCACATTGTGCCTGGCATACAAAGAATTACATCCTGATGTTTACGAAAACTGGAACAAGAAGTTCCTTCATGCTAAATCCTCTCTAAGTGACCGGGAAAAGAAGTTAGATGAG GTGGCAGAACTTATCGAAAATGATCTCATTTTGATTGGTAGCACTGCCATAGAAGACAAGCTTCAAGATGGAGTACCAGCCTGCATAGATACTCTTCAAAGAGCTGGCATAAAAATTTGGGTGCTTACAGGGGACAAGATTGAAACAGCAATCAATATTGCCTATG CTTGCAATTTAATAAACAATGAAATGAAGCAATTCATTATCAGTTCAGAAACCGATGCCATTAGAGAAGTTGAAGAAAGG GGGGACCAAGTAGAAATTGCGCGATTTATTAGAGAAGAAGTTAAGAAAGAGCTGACGAAGTGCCTTGAGGAAGTACGAAGCTATTTTAGTTCTCCACCTGCACCAAATTTAGCACTTGTAATTGATGGAAAATGTCTAATGTATGCACTGGATCCAAGTTTGAGAGTCATTCTActgaatttgagtttgaattgcCATTCTGTTGTTTGCTGCCGAGTTTCTCCTTTACAGAAAGCACAG GTCACAGCTTTGGTCAAGAATGGTGCACGGAAAATAACACTTGGTATTGGTGATGGAGCCAATGATGTTAGCATGATTCAAGCTGCTCATGTTGGTGTTGGAATAAGTGGGATGGAGGGGATGCAAGCTGTAATGGCTAGTGATTTTGCAATTGCACAATTTCGTTACCTTGTAGATTTACTTCTTGTTCATGGTCGGTGGTCATATCTTCGAATATGCCAG GTGGTGACATACTTCTTTTACAAGAATCTCACTTtcactcttactcagttttggTTTAACTTCCAAACTGGGTTTTCAGGCCAGAGATTCTATGATGATTGGTTTCAGTCATTGTATAATGTTATATTCACTGCGCTTCCTGTGATCATGGTTGGCCTATATGACAAG GATGTTAGTGCATCACTATCCATGAAGTATCCTGAACTATACATGGAGGGAATAAGAAATTCCTTTTTCAAATGGAGAGTTGTGGCTATAAGGGCCTTTCTTTCTGTTTACCAGTCTCTAGTATTCTTCTATTTTGTGAGTTCTTCAAATTTAAGTGCTAAAAATTCAGAAGGCAAGATATTTGGACTCTGGGATGTTAGTACTATGGCCTTCACATGTGTTGTAATAACTGTTAACTTCCGACTTCTGATGAATTCTAATTCAATCACAAGGTGGCACTATATTAGTGTTGGTGGAAGTATATTAGGATGgtttatttttgtattcatatatTCATGGATCAGAACTCGCTATGATCGACag GAGAATGTGTATTTTGTCATATATGTCTTGATGAGTACACCGTATTTCTACATTATGCTAATTCTTGTCCCTATTGCGGCACTTTTTTGTGACTTTGTTTACCTAGG GGTTCAGAGATGGTTTTTTCCTTATGATTATCAAATTATTCAAGAACTGCATAGACATGAGAATGATGATTCCGGCAGGGCTCAACGGCTAGAGATATGGAACCAGTCTCAACCTGAGGAAACAACCCTTGAAATATCTGAACTCCCACGTGCGATATCAAAGAACACCGGGTTTGCTTTTGATTCACCTGGTTACGAGTCATTTTTTGCTACACAGCTTGGTGTACATACGTCTCAAAATGCTTGGGATGTCGCAAAACGTGCTAGCGTGAGATCCCAGGATATTGAACAAAAAGAGTAA
- the LOC123906963 gene encoding phospholipid-transporting ATPase 3-like isoform X2 yields the protein MNQHIPSSRNFRLGRVKPQAPGNRTIFCNDRQANHVARFKGNSISTTKYNFFTFLPKGLFEQFRRVANLYFLTISILSTTPISPVSPITNVLPLSMVLLLSLIKEAFEDWKRFQNDMAINNNRVHVLQDKEWVSIPWKKLQVGDIVKVKQDGFIPADLLFLASTNVDGVCYIETANLDGETNLKIRKALEKTWDYVTPEKASEFKGEIQCEQPNNSLYTFTGNLIIQDQTIPLSPNQLLLRGCSLRNTGHIVGVVIFTGHETKVMMNAMNVPSKRSTLERKLDKLILTLFATLFTMCFIGAVGSSIFVNTKYFYLHLDSTEEDGLAQFNPGNRIGVFLLTMFTLITLYSTIIPISLYVSIEMIKFIQSTKFINNDLHMYHHETNTPALARTSNLNEELGQVEYIFSDKTGTLTRNLMEFFKCSIRGEVYGNGVTEIEKGIAERRGIKLEENISPNAVRERGFNFDDARLMGGAWRNEPNPDSCKEFFRCLAICHTVLPEGDEFPEKIRYQAASPDEAALVIAAKNFGFFFYRRTPTMIYVRESHAEKMDIIQDVSYEILNVLEFNSTRKRQSVVCRYPNGRLVLYCKGADNVIYERLVDGSNDIKTVTREHLEQFGSAGLRTLCLAYKELHPDVYENWNKKFLHAKSSLSDREKKLDEVAELIENDLILIGSTAIEDKLQDGVPACIDTLQRAGIKIWVLTGDKIETAINIAYACNLINNEMKQFIISSETDAIREVEERGDQVEIARFIREEVKKELTKCLEEVRSYFSSPPAPNLALVIDGKCLMYALDPSLRVILLNLSLNCHSVVCCRVSPLQKAQVTALVKNGARKITLGIGDGANDVSMIQAAHVGVGISGMEGMQAVMASDFAIAQFRYLVDLLLVHGRWSYLRICQVVTYFFYKNLTFTLTQFWFNFQTGFSGQRFYDDWFQSLYNVIFTALPVIMVGLYDKDVSASLSMKYPELYMEGIRNSFFKWRVVAIRAFLSVYQSLVFFYFVSSSNLSAKNSEGKIFGLWDVSTMAFTCVVITVNFRLLMNSNSITRWHYISVGGSILGWFIFVFIYSWIRTRYDRQENVYFVIYVLMSTPYFYIMLILVPIAALFCDFVYLGVQRWFFPYDYQIIQELHRHENDDSGRAQRLEIWNQSQPEETTLEISELPRAISKNTGFAFDSPGYESFFATQLGVHTSQNAWDVAKRASVRSQDIEQKE from the exons ATGAACCAACACATTCCTTCATCTCGAAATTTTCGACTCGGCCGAGTCAAGCCACAAGCTCCCGGTAACCGCACAATCTTCTGTAACGATCGTCAAGCCAATCACGTCGCTCGATTCAAG GGCAATTCAATATCCACTACAAAGTACAACTTTTTCACTTTTTTGCCAAAAGGATTGTTTGAACAG TTCAGGCGGGTTGCTAATCTCTATTTTCTTACTATCTCAATTTTGTCTACCACACCAATCAG CCCTGTGTCTCCGATCACTAATGTGCTTCCTCTATCTATGGTGCTTCTCCTCTCTCTTATTAAGGAAGCATTTGAGGATTGG AAACGGTTTCAAAATGACATGGCCATAAACAATAACAGGGTACATGTTTTGCAAGATAAAGAATGGGTGTCTATACCGTGGAAAAAACTGCAAGTTGGCGACATTGTTAAG GTTAAGCAGGATGGATTCATTCCTGCGGATTTGCTTTTCCTAGCTAGTACAAATGTTGATGGTGTCTGCTACATTGAg ACTGCTAATTTGGATGGAGAAACCAATTTGAAGATCAGAAAAGCATTGGAAAAGACTTGGGATTACGTGACTCCAGAGAAGGCCTCTGAATTTAAAG GTGAAATTCAGTGTGAACAGCCAAACAATTCATTGTATACCTTCACTGGAAATCTTATAATTCAAGACCAAACAATTCCTCTCAGTCCAAATCAACTTCTGTTGCGA GGATGCAGCCTCAGGAATACAGGACATATTGTCGGGGTTGTTATTTTCACAGGACATGAAACAAAG GTGATGATGAATGCTATGAATGTTCCCTCCAAAAGAAGTACACTGGAGAGGAAACTTGACAAGCTCATACTCACTCTATTTGCAACTCTCTTTACGATGTGTTTTATAGGAGCTGTAGGCAG TTCTATCTTTGTAAACACGAAGTATTTCTATTTACATCTTGACTCAACAGAAGAGGATGGCTTAGCACAGTTCAATCCAGGAAATAGAATTGGG GTTTTTCTTTTGACCATGTTTACCCTCATCACGTTATACTCAACAATCATCCCTATTTCACTCTATGTATCAATTGAG ATGATCAAATTTATTCAGTCTACTAAATTTATCAACAACGACTTGCACATGTACCATCATGAAACCAATACCCCAGCATTGGCCAGAACTTCAAATCTGAATGAAGAACTTGGACAG GTTGAATACATCTTCTCAGACAAAACTGGGACTCTTACAAGAAACTTAATGGAGTTCTTCAAGTGCTCAATTAGAGGAGAGGTGTATGGAAATGGTGTGACTGAAATTGAGAAAGGAATAGCAGAGCGCAGGGGCATAAAACTAGAG GAAAATATCTCACCCAACGCAGTGCGAGAGAGGGGTTTCAATTTTGATGATGCTAGGCTCATGGGAGGAGCTTGGAGGAATGAGCCAAATCCCGATAGCTGCAAG GAATTCTTCAGATGCCTTGCTATTTGCCATACTGTGCTTCCTGAGGGAGACGAGTTCCCTGAGAAGATCAGATACCAGGCTGCATCACCCGATGAGGCTGCTTTGGTTATTGCTGCAAAGAACTTCGGTTTCTTCTTTTACAG ACGTACACCTACAATGATATATGTTCGTGAATCTCATGCTGAAAAGATGGACATAATTCAAGATGTCTCATATGAGATTTTGAATGTGCTTGAGTTTAACAG TACAAGGAAGCGCCAATCTGTTGTTTGCCGTTATCCAAATGGGAGGCTTGTATTGTACTGTAAG GGTGCTGATAATGTAATCTATGAGAGACTAGTTGATGGTTCTAATGATATTAAAACAGTTACCAGGGAGCATTTGGAACAGTTTGGATCTGCTGGATTACGCACATTGTGCCTGGCATACAAAGAATTACATCCTGATGTTTACGAAAACTGGAACAAGAAGTTCCTTCATGCTAAATCCTCTCTAAGTGACCGGGAAAAGAAGTTAGATGAG GTGGCAGAACTTATCGAAAATGATCTCATTTTGATTGGTAGCACTGCCATAGAAGACAAGCTTCAAGATGGAGTACCAGCCTGCATAGATACTCTTCAAAGAGCTGGCATAAAAATTTGGGTGCTTACAGGGGACAAGATTGAAACAGCAATCAATATTGCCTATG CTTGCAATTTAATAAACAATGAAATGAAGCAATTCATTATCAGTTCAGAAACCGATGCCATTAGAGAAGTTGAAGAAAGG GGGGACCAAGTAGAAATTGCGCGATTTATTAGAGAAGAAGTTAAGAAAGAGCTGACGAAGTGCCTTGAGGAAGTACGAAGCTATTTTAGTTCTCCACCTGCACCAAATTTAGCACTTGTAATTGATGGAAAATGTCTAATGTATGCACTGGATCCAAGTTTGAGAGTCATTCTActgaatttgagtttgaattgcCATTCTGTTGTTTGCTGCCGAGTTTCTCCTTTACAGAAAGCACAG GTCACAGCTTTGGTCAAGAATGGTGCACGGAAAATAACACTTGGTATTGGTGATGGAGCCAATGATGTTAGCATGATTCAAGCTGCTCATGTTGGTGTTGGAATAAGTGGGATGGAGGGGATGCAAGCTGTAATGGCTAGTGATTTTGCAATTGCACAATTTCGTTACCTTGTAGATTTACTTCTTGTTCATGGTCGGTGGTCATATCTTCGAATATGCCAG GTGGTGACATACTTCTTTTACAAGAATCTCACTTtcactcttactcagttttggTTTAACTTCCAAACTGGGTTTTCAGGCCAGAGATTCTATGATGATTGGTTTCAGTCATTGTATAATGTTATATTCACTGCGCTTCCTGTGATCATGGTTGGCCTATATGACAAG GATGTTAGTGCATCACTATCCATGAAGTATCCTGAACTATACATGGAGGGAATAAGAAATTCCTTTTTCAAATGGAGAGTTGTGGCTATAAGGGCCTTTCTTTCTGTTTACCAGTCTCTAGTATTCTTCTATTTTGTGAGTTCTTCAAATTTAAGTGCTAAAAATTCAGAAGGCAAGATATTTGGACTCTGGGATGTTAGTACTATGGCCTTCACATGTGTTGTAATAACTGTTAACTTCCGACTTCTGATGAATTCTAATTCAATCACAAGGTGGCACTATATTAGTGTTGGTGGAAGTATATTAGGATGgtttatttttgtattcatatatTCATGGATCAGAACTCGCTATGATCGACag GAGAATGTGTATTTTGTCATATATGTCTTGATGAGTACACCGTATTTCTACATTATGCTAATTCTTGTCCCTATTGCGGCACTTTTTTGTGACTTTGTTTACCTAGG GGTTCAGAGATGGTTTTTTCCTTATGATTATCAAATTATTCAAGAACTGCATAGACATGAGAATGATGATTCCGGCAGGGCTCAACGGCTAGAGATATGGAACCAGTCTCAACCTGAGGAAACAACCCTTGAAATATCTGAACTCCCACGTGCGATATCAAAGAACACCGGGTTTGCTTTTGATTCACCTGGTTACGAGTCATTTTTTGCTACACAGCTTGGTGTACATACGTCTCAAAATGCTTGGGATGTCGCAAAACGTGCTAGCGTGAGATCCCAGGATATTGAACAAAAAGAGTAA